One genomic region from Gemmatimonadota bacterium encodes:
- a CDS encoding BatA domain-containing protein gives MGFLNPFFLLAVAAVAVPLFLHLFHRQETERLAFPALRYLKRTEKEHARRIRLRQLVLLLLRLAALIFVVVAGARAFLTGPTSAHPPTALAIVLDNSGSTGAVLGDERVLDRLRQAALESIADATDRDRVWVLRAADPDDVAPPGSPEEARARVLATEPSAGSADLDAALARADALVQSSDLDAREIHLLSDLQSTSFGLEPAALSAPVRVLRPDWDPPVNRAVGTVLVGGGLPPITGQRTEVSAELLGPPDAGADSVAVRLILDGRVAGATVAPVGASVVFPIAPLDPGAVEGHVEIDPDALAADDRRYFSFTAAPPPRIEVRGAASAFLASALDVLVEGGRARLDSPGEVVVAVDGEGLEGRRPGVTHLVVPSGDGARLAALNRRLGEAGVPWRYGPDDVGGERPVTSTGLPLESEPLVRERFRLEPQGAPLGVLATVGGEPWVVTGEDESGRWLLFGSALDPAATDLVVGPDLLPLLEWMVGRWSRAATASVPVEVGRSLSLPPSATAVADPTGRVVPLEAGRAVTREAGLYTVLAGDSTVARVAANVPAGESLLDPLPAAALQRHLGPGAELVTDRGAWGGAIFAQRQGPEIWWPLLLAALVCLVLESWVAGSAAGAPRAPRAPASAAR, from the coding sequence ATGGGCTTCCTGAACCCGTTCTTCCTGTTGGCCGTCGCCGCGGTGGCCGTCCCGCTCTTCCTGCACCTGTTCCACCGCCAGGAGACGGAGCGCCTGGCCTTCCCCGCGCTGCGCTACCTCAAACGCACCGAGAAGGAGCACGCCCGCCGCATCCGGCTCCGGCAGCTCGTTCTGCTCCTGCTCCGGCTCGCCGCCCTGATCTTCGTGGTCGTGGCGGGTGCCCGCGCCTTCCTGACCGGACCCACGAGCGCCCATCCCCCCACCGCGCTCGCGATCGTGCTCGACAACTCGGGGAGCACGGGGGCCGTGCTCGGCGACGAGCGGGTGCTCGACCGCCTGCGCCAGGCCGCGCTGGAGTCGATCGCGGATGCCACCGACCGCGACCGGGTGTGGGTGCTGCGCGCCGCCGACCCCGACGACGTCGCACCCCCGGGAAGCCCGGAGGAGGCCCGGGCCCGCGTGCTGGCCACGGAGCCGAGCGCCGGGTCGGCCGACCTCGACGCCGCGCTCGCGCGCGCCGACGCCCTGGTGCAGTCCTCCGACCTGGACGCACGCGAGATCCATCTCCTGTCGGACCTGCAGTCCACCTCGTTCGGCCTGGAACCCGCCGCCCTGTCGGCGCCCGTGCGCGTCCTGCGCCCGGACTGGGACCCGCCGGTGAATCGCGCGGTGGGTACCGTCCTGGTGGGGGGTGGCCTCCCCCCGATCACGGGACAGCGCACCGAGGTCAGCGCCGAGCTGCTCGGCCCCCCGGATGCGGGCGCCGACTCGGTGGCCGTCCGCCTGATCCTGGACGGACGGGTGGCGGGCGCCACCGTCGCACCGGTGGGCGCGAGCGTCGTCTTCCCGATCGCGCCGTTGGATCCCGGGGCGGTCGAAGGCCACGTGGAGATCGATCCGGACGCGCTCGCGGCCGACGATCGCCGGTACTTCTCGTTCACCGCTGCCCCTCCGCCCCGGATCGAGGTGCGCGGCGCCGCCTCCGCCTTCCTGGCCTCTGCGCTCGACGTCCTGGTGGAGGGCGGGCGGGCCCGTCTGGACAGCCCCGGCGAGGTGGTCGTCGCGGTCGACGGCGAGGGCCTGGAGGGCCGCAGGCCGGGCGTCACCCATCTGGTCGTCCCCTCCGGCGACGGCGCACGTCTCGCGGCGCTCAACCGCCGGCTCGGGGAGGCCGGCGTCCCCTGGCGCTACGGACCCGACGACGTCGGGGGGGAGCGCCCGGTCACATCGACCGGCCTGCCCCTGGAGAGTGAGCCACTCGTGCGCGAGCGCTTCCGGCTGGAGCCGCAAGGCGCCCCGCTCGGCGTGCTGGCGACGGTCGGCGGCGAGCCGTGGGTGGTCACCGGCGAGGACGAGTCGGGCCGCTGGTTGCTGTTCGGGTCCGCGCTCGACCCCGCCGCCACCGACCTGGTGGTGGGACCCGACCTCCTGCCCCTGCTCGAGTGGATGGTGGGCCGCTGGTCGCGGGCCGCCACCGCCTCGGTGCCGGTCGAGGTCGGACGATCGCTCTCGCTGCCCCCTTCCGCGACCGCCGTGGCCGATCCGACCGGGCGGGTCGTGCCCCTCGAGGCGGGCCGGGCCGTCACCCGGGAGGCCGGGCTCTACACCGTGCTGGCCGGTGACAGCACCGTGGCCCGGGTGGCCGCCAACGTGCCCGCCGGGGAATCCCTGCTGGACCCCCTGCCCGCCGCCGCCCTCCAACGCCATCTGGGGCCCGGCGCCGAGCTGGTCACGGACCGTGGGGCCTGGGGCGGAGCCATCTTCGCCCAACGGCAGGGTCCGGAGATCTGGTGGCCGCTCCTGCTGGCCGCGCTGGTCTGCCTGGTCCTCGAGAGCTGGGTGGCGGGGAGCGCCGCCGGCGCTCCCCGTGCTCCGCGCGCCCCCGCCTCCGCCGCCCGGTGA
- the lepA gene encoding translation elongation factor 4, translating to MAVQTDHIRNFCIIAHIDHGKSTLADRLLERTGTLDQRVMREQVLDSNELERERGITIKLHAVRMDYRGPDGKTYQLNLIDTPGHVDFTYEVSRSLAACEGAILVVDASQGVQAQTLSNLFLALDADLEIIPVLNKIDLPGAEPERRRAELSDLLGVEPESILLASAKEGTGAEEILQAIVERVPPPKGDAAAPLRALIFDSLYDQYLGAVPSVRVVDGVVRPGMRIAFGAVPAVYDVTDVGYYRLGRVSRPELRPGEVGYVVAAIKEVSHTRVGDTILDADRRAPQLLSGYQEVRPMVFAGLYPTDSDQYEELRDALARLKLNDASLHYEPETSSALGFGFRCGFLGLLHMEIVQERLHREFGVDLITTVPNVEYHLRLTDGEALEIESPTAMPDRSRIDSIAEPMVKARIVSPSEFIGNVQKLCHERRGIFLGMHYPDPLRVELEYELPLAEIVLDFYDRLKSSTRGYAALDYEFTEYRAGDLVKLDVLVNSDAVDAFSVIIHKDKAETYGRDLIKRLRELIPRQQFEVALQAAIGTRIIARENVKALRKNVTAKCYGGDISRKRKLLEKQKEGKRRMKQVGTVEIPQEAFLAVLSLGGE from the coding sequence ATCGCCGTGCAGACCGACCACATCCGCAACTTCTGCATCATCGCGCACATCGACCACGGGAAGTCGACGCTGGCGGATCGCCTGCTCGAACGGACCGGGACGCTGGACCAGCGCGTCATGCGGGAGCAGGTCCTCGACTCCAACGAGCTCGAGCGCGAGCGCGGCATCACCATCAAGCTGCACGCGGTCCGCATGGACTACCGGGGTCCGGACGGGAAGACCTACCAGCTCAACCTGATCGACACGCCCGGCCACGTCGACTTCACCTACGAGGTGTCGCGCTCGTTGGCCGCGTGCGAGGGCGCCATCCTGGTGGTGGACGCCAGCCAGGGAGTGCAGGCCCAGACGCTCTCCAACCTGTTCCTCGCCCTGGACGCGGACCTGGAGATCATCCCGGTCCTCAACAAGATCGACCTGCCCGGTGCCGAGCCCGAGCGGCGGCGCGCCGAGCTGTCGGACCTGCTGGGGGTCGAGCCCGAGTCCATCCTCCTGGCCAGCGCCAAGGAGGGGACCGGTGCGGAGGAGATCCTGCAGGCCATCGTGGAGCGGGTGCCCCCGCCCAAGGGCGACGCGGCGGCGCCCCTACGGGCGCTGATCTTCGACTCCCTCTACGACCAGTACCTGGGCGCGGTGCCGAGCGTGCGCGTGGTCGACGGCGTCGTGCGTCCGGGGATGCGCATCGCTTTCGGCGCCGTGCCGGCCGTGTACGACGTGACGGACGTGGGCTACTACCGGCTGGGCCGGGTCTCGCGACCCGAGCTGCGGCCGGGCGAGGTCGGGTATGTGGTGGCCGCCATCAAGGAGGTCTCCCACACCCGGGTGGGGGACACCATCCTGGACGCCGATCGGCGCGCGCCCCAGCTCCTGTCCGGCTATCAGGAGGTGCGGCCCATGGTGTTCGCGGGCCTGTACCCCACGGACTCGGACCAGTACGAGGAGCTGCGCGACGCGCTCGCGCGCCTCAAGCTCAACGATGCCAGCCTGCACTACGAGCCCGAGACGTCCTCCGCTCTGGGCTTCGGCTTCCGCTGCGGCTTCCTGGGTCTCCTGCACATGGAGATCGTCCAGGAACGGCTGCACCGGGAGTTCGGCGTGGACCTCATCACGACCGTCCCGAACGTGGAGTACCACCTCCGACTCACCGACGGCGAGGCGCTGGAGATCGAGAGCCCCACGGCCATGCCCGACCGCTCCCGCATCGACAGCATCGCGGAGCCCATGGTCAAGGCCCGCATCGTCTCCCCGTCCGAATTCATCGGCAACGTGCAGAAGCTCTGTCACGAGCGCCGGGGCATCTTCCTGGGGATGCACTACCCCGACCCGCTCCGGGTGGAGCTGGAATACGAGCTGCCCCTGGCGGAGATCGTGCTCGACTTCTACGACCGGCTGAAGAGCTCCACCCGCGGATATGCCGCGTTGGACTACGAGTTCACCGAGTACCGCGCAGGCGATCTGGTGAAGCTCGACGTGCTGGTCAACAGCGATGCCGTCGACGCCTTCAGCGTCATCATCCACAAGGACAAGGCCGAGACCTACGGACGGGACCTCATCAAGCGTCTGCGGGAGCTGATTCCCCGGCAGCAGTTCGAGGTGGCGTTGCAGGCTGCCATCGGAACGCGCATCATCGCTCGCGAGAACGTGAAGGCGCTGCGCAAGAACGTGACCGCCAAGTGCTACGGCGGCGACATCTCGCGCAAGCGCAAGCTCCTCGAGAAGCAGAAGGAGGGGAAGCGTCGGATGAAGCAGGTGGGAACCGTGGAGATCCCGCAGGAGGCCTTCCTCGCCGTGCTGTCGCTCGGGGGCGAGTAG
- the mfd gene encoding transcription-repair coupling factor, with protein MTRTSPPGSHRVVEAVQTCPAVRRLAAALPGAGTATTLGGVVGSAGAAVVAALAERAGTLLVVTDTPAHAVDLEADLEILLGPEGAVLFPQRESLPYEAAEPHVEVAGLRIEAVEALLAGRTHILVTTQRGLQERSELPERLTDLAVDLAPGQSLPFRALTGRLDELGFDRVPLVEEVGQYAVRGGIVDVFSFGSNEPVRVEFFGDEIESIRAFDVLDQRTLHVRSSARLLPLDFRPRAGASGTRPRSLLDILPDGTLLVDATREDWQPGAQRVWEQVLRLREEALEEGRTPAPPEEVMVPPDRFLERARALPTLRLSPDAPGADAVLGAVEPPGVDRDMKRLARLLADGAQRGLETLLLCDNEGQAERLEEILGGPGALPAGSTVVIGSLAHGFELLASDPPLRVLTDHEIFRRARRVRRGRRFRGAVALESLAQLTPGDYVVHMDHGIGRFKGLETLTVGDESLEVLLIEYAGDETLRVPVYKIDLLERWVGASDEGPAPALHRIGGKRWKGLKAKTEAAIQKMAQELVELYATRATADGHAYPPDTQWQREMESSFLYEDTPDQRQASLDVKADMESSRPMDRLVCGDVGYGKTEVAIRAAFKAVQDGRQVAVLAPTTILVEQHRHTFEERLADYPVRIGALSRFRPAAEQVQLLEQVAAGEIDIVVGTHRLLSKDVRFRSLGLLIVDEEQRFGVRHKERLKELKHSVDVLTLTATPIPRTLHLALSGLRDLSLIRTPPRDRMPILTTVLPWRDPIVADAIRRELDRGGQVYFLHNRVETIHTAAERVRQLAPDARIGVAHGQMRPGELDHVMRDFVEGDLDVLVCSSIIENGLDVPNANTLIVDNADRFGLSQLYQIRGRVGRSDRRAFCYLIVPERMTDDAEKRLRVLEHYTELGSGYSVALKDLELRGAGNLLGADQSGFAHAVGLDTYLRLLKETIERLQRPDEQPDFDDPEIIMDGPALLPDEYIADSGQKLHFYRRLAGTGTLPEVDALGEELADRYGPLPAPAARLLAHERLRILGRRLGVERVFLKPDQARLGFRAEARPRLAALAGPLGNRRVEVEVRRMAPLSLALRREGPEPLSATVIEALEALGADGGDPT; from the coding sequence GTGACCCGCACGTCTCCGCCAGGCTCCCACCGGGTGGTGGAGGCCGTCCAGACCTGCCCGGCCGTGCGGCGGCTCGCAGCCGCCCTGCCCGGGGCGGGGACCGCCACCACCCTGGGCGGCGTCGTGGGCTCGGCCGGCGCCGCGGTCGTGGCCGCGCTCGCCGAGCGCGCCGGGACGCTGCTGGTCGTGACGGACACGCCGGCGCACGCCGTCGACCTCGAGGCCGACCTCGAGATCCTGTTGGGCCCCGAAGGAGCAGTGCTCTTCCCTCAGCGGGAGTCGCTGCCGTACGAGGCCGCCGAGCCCCACGTGGAGGTGGCGGGGCTCCGGATCGAGGCCGTGGAAGCGCTGCTCGCCGGACGGACCCACATCCTGGTCACCACCCAGCGAGGGCTCCAGGAGCGCTCGGAGCTGCCGGAGCGGCTCACGGACCTGGCGGTGGACCTGGCGCCCGGGCAGAGCCTGCCGTTCCGGGCCCTGACCGGGCGGCTGGACGAGTTGGGCTTCGACCGGGTGCCCCTCGTGGAGGAGGTGGGGCAGTACGCGGTGCGCGGCGGCATCGTCGACGTGTTCTCGTTCGGGTCGAACGAGCCCGTGCGCGTCGAGTTCTTCGGGGACGAGATCGAGTCCATCCGGGCCTTCGACGTGCTCGACCAGCGCACCCTGCACGTGCGCAGCAGCGCGCGGCTCCTCCCCCTGGACTTCCGCCCGCGGGCCGGCGCCTCCGGCACCCGGCCCCGCTCGCTGCTGGACATCCTCCCGGACGGCACGCTGCTGGTGGACGCGACCCGGGAGGACTGGCAGCCCGGAGCGCAGCGCGTGTGGGAGCAGGTGCTGCGCCTGCGCGAGGAAGCCCTCGAAGAGGGCCGGACGCCCGCGCCCCCGGAGGAGGTGATGGTGCCTCCGGACCGGTTCCTGGAGCGGGCGCGGGCGCTGCCCACCCTGCGCCTCTCCCCGGACGCGCCTGGCGCCGACGCCGTCCTGGGCGCGGTGGAGCCGCCGGGGGTGGACCGCGACATGAAGCGTCTGGCGCGCCTGCTCGCGGACGGCGCGCAGCGCGGGCTCGAGACCCTGCTGCTGTGCGACAACGAGGGACAGGCCGAGCGGCTGGAGGAGATCCTGGGCGGCCCCGGGGCGCTTCCCGCCGGCAGCACGGTGGTCATCGGATCGCTCGCGCACGGCTTCGAGCTCCTGGCGTCGGATCCGCCGCTGCGGGTGCTCACGGACCACGAGATCTTCCGGCGCGCTCGGCGGGTTCGGCGAGGCCGGCGCTTTCGCGGCGCCGTGGCGTTGGAGTCACTCGCCCAGCTCACTCCGGGGGACTACGTGGTCCACATGGACCACGGGATCGGGCGCTTCAAGGGGCTCGAGACGCTGACCGTCGGGGACGAGTCGCTGGAGGTGCTGCTGATCGAGTACGCCGGGGACGAGACGCTGCGCGTCCCGGTCTACAAGATCGATCTGCTGGAACGGTGGGTAGGCGCCAGCGACGAGGGTCCCGCGCCTGCCCTGCACCGCATCGGTGGGAAGCGCTGGAAGGGCCTCAAGGCCAAGACCGAAGCGGCCATCCAGAAGATGGCGCAGGAGCTGGTGGAGCTGTACGCCACGCGCGCCACGGCGGACGGACATGCCTATCCGCCCGACACACAATGGCAGCGCGAGATGGAGTCGTCCTTCCTGTACGAGGACACACCCGACCAGCGTCAGGCCAGCCTGGACGTGAAGGCCGACATGGAATCGTCCCGGCCGATGGACCGCCTGGTGTGCGGCGACGTGGGATACGGCAAGACCGAGGTGGCGATCCGCGCCGCGTTCAAGGCCGTCCAGGATGGACGGCAGGTCGCGGTGCTCGCCCCCACCACCATCCTGGTGGAGCAACACCGGCACACCTTCGAGGAGCGGCTCGCGGACTATCCCGTGCGCATCGGCGCGCTGTCCCGGTTCCGCCCGGCAGCGGAGCAGGTGCAGCTCCTGGAGCAGGTCGCCGCCGGGGAGATCGACATCGTCGTGGGCACGCACCGCCTGCTGTCCAAGGACGTGCGCTTCCGTTCCCTGGGGCTGCTCATCGTGGACGAGGAGCAGCGCTTCGGCGTGCGCCACAAGGAGCGACTGAAGGAGCTGAAGCACTCCGTCGACGTCCTCACCCTGACCGCCACACCCATCCCGCGCACGCTGCACCTCGCGCTGTCCGGGCTGCGCGATCTGTCGCTGATCCGCACGCCCCCGCGCGACCGCATGCCCATCCTGACCACGGTGCTGCCGTGGCGCGATCCCATCGTGGCCGACGCCATCCGCCGCGAGCTCGATCGCGGAGGCCAGGTGTACTTCCTGCACAATCGGGTGGAGACCATCCACACCGCGGCCGAACGGGTCCGCCAGCTCGCACCGGATGCCCGCATCGGGGTCGCGCATGGGCAGATGCGGCCGGGTGAGCTGGACCACGTCATGCGCGACTTCGTGGAAGGGGACCTGGACGTGCTGGTCTGCTCGTCCATCATCGAGAACGGTCTGGACGTCCCCAACGCCAACACGCTGATCGTCGACAACGCCGACCGGTTCGGACTGTCCCAGCTCTACCAGATCCGCGGCCGTGTGGGTCGCTCCGACCGCCGCGCCTTCTGCTACCTGATCGTGCCCGAGCGCATGACCGACGACGCCGAGAAGCGGCTCCGCGTGCTCGAGCACTACACGGAGCTGGGCAGCGGATACTCGGTGGCCCTCAAGGACCTGGAGCTGCGCGGCGCGGGCAACCTCCTCGGGGCCGACCAGTCGGGATTCGCGCACGCGGTGGGACTGGACACCTACCTGCGGCTGCTCAAGGAGACCATCGAGCGCCTGCAGCGCCCGGACGAACAGCCGGACTTCGATGACCCCGAGATCATCATGGACGGCCCGGCCCTGCTGCCGGACGAGTACATCGCCGACTCGGGACAGAAGCTGCACTTCTACCGCCGGCTGGCCGGCACCGGCACGCTGCCGGAGGTCGACGCCCTCGGCGAGGAGCTGGCGGACCGCTATGGACCGCTGCCCGCGCCCGCGGCAAGGCTGCTCGCCCACGAGCGGCTGCGCATCCTGGGGCGGCGCCTGGGGGTCGAACGGGTCTTCCTCAAGCCCGATCAGGCGCGTCTCGGATTCCGCGCCGAGGCCCGCCCCCGGCTGGCCGCGCTGGCCGGCCCTCTCGGGAACCGCCGGGTGGAGGTGGAGGTACGCCGCATGGCACCGCTTTCCCTGGCGCTGCGCCGCGAGGGACCGGAGCCGCTTTCCGCGACGGTCATCGAGGCGCTGGAGGCGCTCGGGGCCGACGGCGGAGACCCCACCTGA
- a CDS encoding DUF4384 domain-containing protein, translating into MTRRRMRAPLAWLTVVLVAGTAAPLAARQATGPEARIWFDRGAEPLVQRGDRVRIYYRVSEDAYVAVLHIDTDGSVQLVFPEEPRQPNLVRGGRDYRLLQRSSAYWYVEENPGVGYYFILASWEPLDFSAVDFSRADRSWDLRRIGSEVDRDPFLAMDAYVARLIPDWDAVAYGLDYAEYDVGDHYDFPRFLCYDCHTRRPFHVWDPYYSACLAFDVYAWDDPWFYVGSRYRGDYVVLPRRRGDPRFEFKERGSGAPEPSGRARRRADGPTVERTPVLLGRQPRTRRPGGVDVPDRGEGADRVRRGSDPDRGGRTVDPRAREGQVPRREAPALAPRGGGERRPAPSPRVEPRRPGGSDRPVTRRPSGAATRRPEASSGRKPDPTSRGSAAATPRRRPGGS; encoded by the coding sequence ATGACGAGGAGACGGATGCGCGCGCCGCTGGCGTGGCTGACCGTCGTCCTCGTGGCCGGGACGGCGGCGCCCCTGGCCGCGCGCCAGGCGACCGGGCCGGAGGCCCGCATCTGGTTCGACCGCGGCGCCGAGCCCCTCGTCCAACGCGGCGACCGGGTCCGCATCTACTACCGCGTCTCGGAGGACGCCTACGTGGCGGTCCTCCACATCGACACGGACGGCAGCGTGCAGCTGGTCTTCCCGGAGGAGCCACGGCAGCCCAACCTCGTGCGTGGAGGGCGCGACTACCGCCTGCTGCAGCGCAGCTCCGCCTACTGGTACGTCGAGGAGAACCCCGGGGTGGGCTACTACTTCATCCTGGCTTCCTGGGAGCCGTTGGACTTCTCGGCGGTGGACTTCTCCCGGGCGGACCGCTCCTGGGACCTGCGCCGGATCGGATCGGAGGTGGATCGTGACCCGTTCCTGGCCATGGACGCGTACGTCGCGCGGCTCATCCCCGACTGGGACGCGGTGGCGTACGGGCTGGACTACGCGGAGTACGACGTGGGCGACCACTACGACTTCCCGCGCTTCCTCTGCTACGACTGCCACACCCGCCGGCCGTTCCACGTCTGGGACCCGTACTACAGCGCCTGCCTGGCGTTCGACGTCTATGCCTGGGACGACCCCTGGTTCTACGTCGGCTCGCGCTACCGCGGGGACTACGTCGTCCTCCCGCGTCGCCGCGGCGATCCCCGCTTCGAGTTCAAGGAGCGGGGGAGTGGAGCCCCCGAGCCCTCCGGTCGCGCGCGCCGTCGCGCGGACGGCCCCACCGTGGAGCGCACCCCGGTCCTGCTCGGACGCCAGCCCCGGACGCGCCGTCCCGGCGGGGTGGACGTCCCCGACCGGGGCGAGGGAGCCGACCGGGTCCGGCGCGGATCCGACCCCGACCGGGGCGGGCGGACGGTCGATCCTCGGGCCCGGGAGGGCCAGGTCCCTCGGCGTGAGGCGCCCGCGCTGGCGCCGCGGGGCGGGGGTGAGCGGCGGCCCGCGCCCAGCCCGCGCGTGGAGCCCAGGCGCCCCGGTGGCTCGGACCGGCCCGTGACCCGGCGGCCGTCCGGAGCCGCGACGCGGCGCCCGGAAGCCTCCAGCGGGCGCAAACCGGATCCCACCTCCCGCGGGAGCGCCGCGGCGACGCCCCGCCGGCGTCCGGGCGGCTCCTGA
- a CDS encoding ROK family protein, producing MSVPRWIIGVDIGGTNLVVGAVPFDGGPVLGLVTRPTEARRGGHSVVERVVRMVRDVRAALSDAHPGAEVVGVGIGSPGPLDRETGVVIKTPNLAWENFPVRDLVSDALGLPATLDNDANCATYGEWWLGAGRGSRHLVGLTIGTGIGGGLVVDGRIFHGASDAAGEFGHMTIDFHGRKCACGNYGCLEAYASGPNIAARAVEGIEAGAETILVDQVGGALDRITAATVYEGAVAGDPYANEVLRETAKILGAGVANLVNGLNPDVVVIAGGVVRAGDLLLAPLRESVRQRAFRSAVEACAIRVAELGETAGVVGAAGVFRAEALGS from the coding sequence GTGTCCGTCCCCCGTTGGATCATCGGCGTCGACATCGGGGGCACCAACCTCGTCGTGGGCGCCGTGCCGTTCGACGGCGGCCCCGTGCTGGGTCTGGTCACCCGACCCACCGAGGCGCGCCGTGGTGGCCACTCCGTGGTCGAACGGGTGGTCCGCATGGTCCGGGACGTACGCGCGGCCCTGTCCGACGCCCACCCGGGTGCCGAGGTGGTCGGCGTGGGCATCGGGTCTCCCGGCCCGCTGGACCGCGAGACCGGCGTGGTGATCAAGACGCCCAACCTGGCGTGGGAGAACTTCCCCGTGCGGGATCTCGTCTCGGACGCGCTCGGACTTCCCGCCACGCTGGACAACGACGCCAACTGCGCGACGTACGGCGAGTGGTGGCTCGGCGCCGGCCGCGGATCCCGCCACCTGGTGGGGCTGACCATCGGGACGGGCATCGGAGGCGGTCTGGTGGTGGACGGGCGGATCTTCCACGGCGCATCCGATGCGGCCGGCGAGTTCGGCCACATGACCATCGACTTCCATGGCCGCAAGTGCGCGTGTGGCAACTACGGGTGCCTGGAGGCGTACGCCTCGGGGCCCAACATCGCCGCGCGCGCCGTCGAAGGGATCGAGGCGGGAGCCGAGACCATCCTGGTCGACCAGGTCGGTGGCGCGCTGGACCGCATCACGGCCGCGACGGTCTACGAAGGTGCGGTCGCCGGGGACCCGTACGCCAACGAGGTCCTGCGCGAGACCGCCAAGATCCTGGGGGCCGGTGTGGCCAACCTGGTCAACGGCCTGAACCCCGACGTCGTGGTGATCGCCGGAGGGGTGGTGCGGGCCGGTGACCTGTTGCTGGCCCCGCTGCGGGAGAGCGTGCGCCAGCGCGCGTTCCGCTCTGCCGTCGAGGCCTGCGCGATCCGCGTCGCCGAGCTGGGCGAGACGGCGGGCGTGGTCGGGGCGGCCGGCGTGTTCCGCGCGGAGGCGCTGGGGTCGTGA
- a CDS encoding DUF58 domain-containing protein produces the protein MSQATRSRAAVRRADLLHPTELARLGNLEFVARKVVEGFLLGLHASPHRGFSAEFAELKSYQPGDDTRYIDWRMYGRSDRFFVKQFQEETNLVAHLLLDISESMAWRSGTTLLPKLAFAKQLLAALSLLLVRQGDAVGLTAFHEQVPVRLQPRGGKHHWYEMLHRLDGLQPGGGTQASSALVDVARRLRRRGLVVLISDLLVDLEETRTALRFLRHRGHEVLVLHLLDPGERELPTAGDTWFFDPETHEEMRVNAADLRADYRDAVREALREWERSLRPHGIDYVTVDTDQPLSRALGAYLKKRARLG, from the coding sequence ATGAGTCAAGCCACACGCTCCCGCGCCGCCGTTCGTCGCGCCGATCTCCTCCACCCCACCGAGCTCGCCCGCCTGGGCAACCTCGAGTTCGTGGCGCGCAAGGTGGTCGAGGGCTTCCTGCTGGGTCTGCACGCCTCTCCGCACCGGGGGTTCTCCGCCGAGTTCGCCGAGCTGAAGTCCTACCAGCCGGGAGACGACACCCGCTACATCGACTGGCGCATGTACGGGCGCTCGGACCGCTTCTTCGTCAAGCAGTTCCAGGAGGAGACCAACCTGGTCGCCCACCTGCTGCTCGACATCAGCGAGTCCATGGCCTGGCGCTCCGGCACGACCCTTCTCCCCAAGCTGGCGTTCGCCAAGCAGTTGCTGGCCGCGCTGTCGCTGCTGCTCGTGCGCCAGGGGGACGCCGTAGGCCTCACCGCGTTCCACGAGCAGGTGCCCGTCCGTCTGCAGCCTCGCGGCGGCAAGCACCACTGGTACGAGATGCTGCACCGGCTCGACGGGCTCCAGCCGGGGGGCGGCACGCAGGCCTCCTCCGCGCTCGTGGACGTCGCGCGCCGTCTGCGGCGGCGCGGGCTCGTGGTGCTCATCTCCGACCTCCTGGTGGATCTGGAGGAGACGCGCACGGCCCTGCGCTTCCTGCGCCACCGCGGGCACGAGGTGCTGGTGCTCCACCTGCTGGATCCGGGGGAGCGGGAGCTGCCGACGGCCGGCGATACGTGGTTCTTCGATCCGGAGACGCACGAGGAGATGCGGGTCAACGCCGCGGACCTGCGCGCGGACTACCGCGACGCCGTGCGGGAGGCGCTGCGCGAGTGGGAGCGGTCCCTGCGGCCGCACGGGATCGACTACGTCACCGTGGATACCGACCAGCCCCTGTCCCGAGCGCTGGGTGCCTACCTCAAGAAGCGCGCACGGCTGGGCTGA